The following proteins are co-located in the Neodiprion virginianus isolate iyNeoVirg1 chromosome 6, iyNeoVirg1.1, whole genome shotgun sequence genome:
- the LOC124307218 gene encoding xaa-Pro aminopeptidase ApepP isoform X2 has translation MTGDEKMTTRNGATKLRKLRDLLRTATVGTDKKGIDAYIVGSEDSHQSEYLAPKDQRRSFISGFSGSAGMAIITQDQALLWTDGRYFAQATKELDPPEAWTLMKEGVAGTPTQGSWLASNLSANSNVAVDPNLISNMAWSAINASLVAAGHSFLALEKNFVDLVWGPDKPGMPSNKIVAQPLKYTGKTAGEKVGLCRKAMREESVTTLVVTALDEVAYLLNWRGSDIHYNPVFFAYVVVTLDELHIFVDELKLTQEARQQLKDEGVDPQYHPYDTIGTYLKERSTASDEKTWISNSSSYALHSNCGSGEMHNKLHTNITPICIMKAIKNPTEIEGMKKAHLKDGVALVKYFAWLEEMVKSGESPVTELSGAAQLEKFRAEQADFIGPSFSTISAVGPHGAIIHYAPSPETDTPINDREFYLCDSGGQYRDGTTDVTRTVHFGSPTAFERECFTRVFKGQCALASAIFPTMIKGNYLDILARKSLWEVGLDYLHGTAHGVGAYLNVHEGPMGISWRPHPDDPGLQVGMFLSNEPGYYEDEKFGIRLEDIEVIVETATPYNFKSRGFLTFECVTLVPIQSNLLDTSLLTDQEIAYLNCYHAECLKKVGPLLQGEANRQALSWLRRATVPITR, from the exons atgacCGG AGACGAAAAAATGACAACCAGGAATGGGGCAACCAAGCTGAGAAAGTTAAGAGACCTGCTGAGGACAGCAACTGTAGGTACAGACAAGAAAGGGATTGATGCCTATATAGTTGGATCGGAAGATTCTCATCAGTCCGAGTACCTGGCACCAAAAGATCAGCGCAGATCATTTATCTCTGGATTTAGTGGTTCGGCTGGAATGGCAATTATAACTCAAGATCAAGCTCTGCTGTGGACAGATGGGCGATATTTTGCGCAGGCTACAAAAGAATTGGATCCACCTGAAGCATGGACGCTGATGAAGGAGGGAGTCGCCGGCACTCCTACACAGGGCTCTTGGCTTGCTTCAAATTTATCCGCTAACTCAAATGTCGCTGTTGATCCAAATTTGATAAGTAATATGGCGTGGTCAGCCATAAATGCCAGCCTTGTCGCAGCTGGACATAGTTTCCTCGcactggaaaaaaattttgtagatTTGGTTTGGGGACCAGACAAACCAGGCATGCCATCCAATAAAATAGTAGCTCAGCCCTTGAAATATACCGGAAAAACAGCAGGAGAAAAAGTAGGGCTTTGCCGCAAAGCTATGAGAGAGGAAAGTGTAACTACACTGGTTGTAACGGCTCTTGATGAAGTCGCGTATCTTCTTAATTGGAGGGGAAGCGACATTCACTACAATCCTGTATTTTTTGCTTACGTAGTTGTTACACTGGATGAACTGCACATTTTTGTTGATGAGTTGAAGCTTACGCAGGAAGCAAGGCAACAGCTTAAAGATGAGGGTGTGGACCCACAATATCATCCATATGACACAATTGGCACgtatttgaaagaaagaagtaCTGCTAGTGACGAAAAGACTTGGATCAGTAACAGCTCCAGCTATGCGCTGCACAGCAATTGTGGCTCAGGAGAGATGCATAATAAACTGCATACCAACATCACGCCTATTTGTATAATGAAAGCCATTAAGAACCCTACAGAAATAGAAGGAATGAAGAAAGCTCATCTTAAAGATGGTGTTGCTCTTGTAAAATACTTTGCCTGGCTGGAAGAAATGGTTAAGAGTGGTGAATCACCAGTTACTGAACTTTCTGGTGCTGCTCAACTAGAAAAGTTCAGAGC GGAACAAGCAGATTTCATTGGACCGAGCTTTTCCACTATTTCGGCAGTTGGACCACACGGTGCTATTATCCATTACGCACCTAGTCCTGAAACGGACACTCCTATCAATGACCGGGAGTTTTATCTTTGTGATTCCGGTGGCCAATACCGCGATGGGACTACCGATGTTACTCGAACCGTGCATTTTGGATCGCCTACCGCTTTTGAGCGAGAATGTTTTACACGCGTTTTCAAGGGACAGTGTGCTCTGGCAAGTGCTATTTTTCCTACAATGATCAAGGGCAACTATCTGGATATTTTGGCACGCAAAAGCCTGTGGGAAGTTGG GCTAGACTATTTGCATGGCACTGCACATGGAGTTGGTGCATATTTGAACGTTCACGAGGGACCAATGGGTATTTCATGGCGTCCGCATCCCGATGACCCTGGTTTACAGGTCGGGATGTTTCTCTCCAACG AACCAGGATACTACGAGGATGAAAAGTTTGGCATCCGCCTGGAGGATATAGAAGTCATTGTGGAAACAGCTACCCCatacaattttaaatctcGAGGCTTCCTCACCTTTGAGTGTGTCACCTTGGTCCCTATACAGAGCAATTTACTAGATACATCTCTTCTCACTGATCAGGAG ATTGCCTACTTAAATTGTTATCACGCTGAGTGTCTGAAAAAAGTGGGTCCTCTGTTGCAAGGAGAAGCCAACCGGCAAGCCCTGTCTTGGCTACGACGTGCAACGGTACCGATAACCAGATAA
- the LOC124307218 gene encoding xaa-Pro aminopeptidase ApepP isoform X1: protein MTGYEEDRDEKDEKMTTRNGATKLRKLRDLLRTATVGTDKKGIDAYIVGSEDSHQSEYLAPKDQRRSFISGFSGSAGMAIITQDQALLWTDGRYFAQATKELDPPEAWTLMKEGVAGTPTQGSWLASNLSANSNVAVDPNLISNMAWSAINASLVAAGHSFLALEKNFVDLVWGPDKPGMPSNKIVAQPLKYTGKTAGEKVGLCRKAMREESVTTLVVTALDEVAYLLNWRGSDIHYNPVFFAYVVVTLDELHIFVDELKLTQEARQQLKDEGVDPQYHPYDTIGTYLKERSTASDEKTWISNSSSYALHSNCGSGEMHNKLHTNITPICIMKAIKNPTEIEGMKKAHLKDGVALVKYFAWLEEMVKSGESPVTELSGAAQLEKFRAEQADFIGPSFSTISAVGPHGAIIHYAPSPETDTPINDREFYLCDSGGQYRDGTTDVTRTVHFGSPTAFERECFTRVFKGQCALASAIFPTMIKGNYLDILARKSLWEVGLDYLHGTAHGVGAYLNVHEGPMGISWRPHPDDPGLQVGMFLSNEPGYYEDEKFGIRLEDIEVIVETATPYNFKSRGFLTFECVTLVPIQSNLLDTSLLTDQEIAYLNCYHAECLKKVGPLLQGEANRQALSWLRRATVPITR, encoded by the exons atgacCGGGTACGAAGAGGATCGTGACGAAAA AGACGAAAAAATGACAACCAGGAATGGGGCAACCAAGCTGAGAAAGTTAAGAGACCTGCTGAGGACAGCAACTGTAGGTACAGACAAGAAAGGGATTGATGCCTATATAGTTGGATCGGAAGATTCTCATCAGTCCGAGTACCTGGCACCAAAAGATCAGCGCAGATCATTTATCTCTGGATTTAGTGGTTCGGCTGGAATGGCAATTATAACTCAAGATCAAGCTCTGCTGTGGACAGATGGGCGATATTTTGCGCAGGCTACAAAAGAATTGGATCCACCTGAAGCATGGACGCTGATGAAGGAGGGAGTCGCCGGCACTCCTACACAGGGCTCTTGGCTTGCTTCAAATTTATCCGCTAACTCAAATGTCGCTGTTGATCCAAATTTGATAAGTAATATGGCGTGGTCAGCCATAAATGCCAGCCTTGTCGCAGCTGGACATAGTTTCCTCGcactggaaaaaaattttgtagatTTGGTTTGGGGACCAGACAAACCAGGCATGCCATCCAATAAAATAGTAGCTCAGCCCTTGAAATATACCGGAAAAACAGCAGGAGAAAAAGTAGGGCTTTGCCGCAAAGCTATGAGAGAGGAAAGTGTAACTACACTGGTTGTAACGGCTCTTGATGAAGTCGCGTATCTTCTTAATTGGAGGGGAAGCGACATTCACTACAATCCTGTATTTTTTGCTTACGTAGTTGTTACACTGGATGAACTGCACATTTTTGTTGATGAGTTGAAGCTTACGCAGGAAGCAAGGCAACAGCTTAAAGATGAGGGTGTGGACCCACAATATCATCCATATGACACAATTGGCACgtatttgaaagaaagaagtaCTGCTAGTGACGAAAAGACTTGGATCAGTAACAGCTCCAGCTATGCGCTGCACAGCAATTGTGGCTCAGGAGAGATGCATAATAAACTGCATACCAACATCACGCCTATTTGTATAATGAAAGCCATTAAGAACCCTACAGAAATAGAAGGAATGAAGAAAGCTCATCTTAAAGATGGTGTTGCTCTTGTAAAATACTTTGCCTGGCTGGAAGAAATGGTTAAGAGTGGTGAATCACCAGTTACTGAACTTTCTGGTGCTGCTCAACTAGAAAAGTTCAGAGC GGAACAAGCAGATTTCATTGGACCGAGCTTTTCCACTATTTCGGCAGTTGGACCACACGGTGCTATTATCCATTACGCACCTAGTCCTGAAACGGACACTCCTATCAATGACCGGGAGTTTTATCTTTGTGATTCCGGTGGCCAATACCGCGATGGGACTACCGATGTTACTCGAACCGTGCATTTTGGATCGCCTACCGCTTTTGAGCGAGAATGTTTTACACGCGTTTTCAAGGGACAGTGTGCTCTGGCAAGTGCTATTTTTCCTACAATGATCAAGGGCAACTATCTGGATATTTTGGCACGCAAAAGCCTGTGGGAAGTTGG GCTAGACTATTTGCATGGCACTGCACATGGAGTTGGTGCATATTTGAACGTTCACGAGGGACCAATGGGTATTTCATGGCGTCCGCATCCCGATGACCCTGGTTTACAGGTCGGGATGTTTCTCTCCAACG AACCAGGATACTACGAGGATGAAAAGTTTGGCATCCGCCTGGAGGATATAGAAGTCATTGTGGAAACAGCTACCCCatacaattttaaatctcGAGGCTTCCTCACCTTTGAGTGTGTCACCTTGGTCCCTATACAGAGCAATTTACTAGATACATCTCTTCTCACTGATCAGGAG ATTGCCTACTTAAATTGTTATCACGCTGAGTGTCTGAAAAAAGTGGGTCCTCTGTTGCAAGGAGAAGCCAACCGGCAAGCCCTGTCTTGGCTACGACGTGCAACGGTACCGATAACCAGATAA
- the LOC124307218 gene encoding xaa-Pro aminopeptidase ApepP isoform X3 produces the protein MTTRNGATKLRKLRDLLRTATVGTDKKGIDAYIVGSEDSHQSEYLAPKDQRRSFISGFSGSAGMAIITQDQALLWTDGRYFAQATKELDPPEAWTLMKEGVAGTPTQGSWLASNLSANSNVAVDPNLISNMAWSAINASLVAAGHSFLALEKNFVDLVWGPDKPGMPSNKIVAQPLKYTGKTAGEKVGLCRKAMREESVTTLVVTALDEVAYLLNWRGSDIHYNPVFFAYVVVTLDELHIFVDELKLTQEARQQLKDEGVDPQYHPYDTIGTYLKERSTASDEKTWISNSSSYALHSNCGSGEMHNKLHTNITPICIMKAIKNPTEIEGMKKAHLKDGVALVKYFAWLEEMVKSGESPVTELSGAAQLEKFRAEQADFIGPSFSTISAVGPHGAIIHYAPSPETDTPINDREFYLCDSGGQYRDGTTDVTRTVHFGSPTAFERECFTRVFKGQCALASAIFPTMIKGNYLDILARKSLWEVGLDYLHGTAHGVGAYLNVHEGPMGISWRPHPDDPGLQVGMFLSNEPGYYEDEKFGIRLEDIEVIVETATPYNFKSRGFLTFECVTLVPIQSNLLDTSLLTDQEIAYLNCYHAECLKKVGPLLQGEANRQALSWLRRATVPITR, from the exons ATGACAACCAGGAATGGGGCAACCAAGCTGAGAAAGTTAAGAGACCTGCTGAGGACAGCAACTGTAGGTACAGACAAGAAAGGGATTGATGCCTATATAGTTGGATCGGAAGATTCTCATCAGTCCGAGTACCTGGCACCAAAAGATCAGCGCAGATCATTTATCTCTGGATTTAGTGGTTCGGCTGGAATGGCAATTATAACTCAAGATCAAGCTCTGCTGTGGACAGATGGGCGATATTTTGCGCAGGCTACAAAAGAATTGGATCCACCTGAAGCATGGACGCTGATGAAGGAGGGAGTCGCCGGCACTCCTACACAGGGCTCTTGGCTTGCTTCAAATTTATCCGCTAACTCAAATGTCGCTGTTGATCCAAATTTGATAAGTAATATGGCGTGGTCAGCCATAAATGCCAGCCTTGTCGCAGCTGGACATAGTTTCCTCGcactggaaaaaaattttgtagatTTGGTTTGGGGACCAGACAAACCAGGCATGCCATCCAATAAAATAGTAGCTCAGCCCTTGAAATATACCGGAAAAACAGCAGGAGAAAAAGTAGGGCTTTGCCGCAAAGCTATGAGAGAGGAAAGTGTAACTACACTGGTTGTAACGGCTCTTGATGAAGTCGCGTATCTTCTTAATTGGAGGGGAAGCGACATTCACTACAATCCTGTATTTTTTGCTTACGTAGTTGTTACACTGGATGAACTGCACATTTTTGTTGATGAGTTGAAGCTTACGCAGGAAGCAAGGCAACAGCTTAAAGATGAGGGTGTGGACCCACAATATCATCCATATGACACAATTGGCACgtatttgaaagaaagaagtaCTGCTAGTGACGAAAAGACTTGGATCAGTAACAGCTCCAGCTATGCGCTGCACAGCAATTGTGGCTCAGGAGAGATGCATAATAAACTGCATACCAACATCACGCCTATTTGTATAATGAAAGCCATTAAGAACCCTACAGAAATAGAAGGAATGAAGAAAGCTCATCTTAAAGATGGTGTTGCTCTTGTAAAATACTTTGCCTGGCTGGAAGAAATGGTTAAGAGTGGTGAATCACCAGTTACTGAACTTTCTGGTGCTGCTCAACTAGAAAAGTTCAGAGC GGAACAAGCAGATTTCATTGGACCGAGCTTTTCCACTATTTCGGCAGTTGGACCACACGGTGCTATTATCCATTACGCACCTAGTCCTGAAACGGACACTCCTATCAATGACCGGGAGTTTTATCTTTGTGATTCCGGTGGCCAATACCGCGATGGGACTACCGATGTTACTCGAACCGTGCATTTTGGATCGCCTACCGCTTTTGAGCGAGAATGTTTTACACGCGTTTTCAAGGGACAGTGTGCTCTGGCAAGTGCTATTTTTCCTACAATGATCAAGGGCAACTATCTGGATATTTTGGCACGCAAAAGCCTGTGGGAAGTTGG GCTAGACTATTTGCATGGCACTGCACATGGAGTTGGTGCATATTTGAACGTTCACGAGGGACCAATGGGTATTTCATGGCGTCCGCATCCCGATGACCCTGGTTTACAGGTCGGGATGTTTCTCTCCAACG AACCAGGATACTACGAGGATGAAAAGTTTGGCATCCGCCTGGAGGATATAGAAGTCATTGTGGAAACAGCTACCCCatacaattttaaatctcGAGGCTTCCTCACCTTTGAGTGTGTCACCTTGGTCCCTATACAGAGCAATTTACTAGATACATCTCTTCTCACTGATCAGGAG ATTGCCTACTTAAATTGTTATCACGCTGAGTGTCTGAAAAAAGTGGGTCCTCTGTTGCAAGGAGAAGCCAACCGGCAAGCCCTGTCTTGGCTACGACGTGCAACGGTACCGATAACCAGATAA
- the LOC124307218 gene encoding xaa-Pro aminopeptidase ApepP isoform X4: protein MTGYEEDRDEKDEKMTTRNGATKLRKLRDLLRTATVGTDKKGIDAYIVGSEDSHQSEYLAPKDQRRSFISGFSGSAGMAIITQDQALLWTDGRYFAQATKELDPPEAWTLMKEGVAGTPTQGSWLASNLSANSNVAVDPNLISNMAWSAINASLVAAGHSFLALEKNFVDLVWGPDKPGMPSNKIVAQPLKYTGKTAGEKVGLCRKAMREESVTTLVVTALDEVAYLLNWRGSDIHYNPVFFAYVVVTLDELHIFVDELKLTQEARQQLKDEGVDPQYHPYDTIGTYLKERSTASDEKTWISNSSSYALHSNCGSGEMHNKLHTNITPICIMKAIKNPTEIEGMKKAHLKDGVALVKYFAWLEEMVKSGESPVTELSGAAQLEKFRAEQADFIGPSFSTISAVGPHGAIIHYAPSPETDTPINDREFYLCDSGGQYRDGTTDVTRTVHFGSPTAFERECFTRVFKGQCALASAIFPTMIKGNYLDILARKSLWEVGLDYLHGTAHGVGAYLNVHEGPMGISWRPHPDDPGLQVGMFLSNEPGYYEDEKFGIRLEDIEVIVETATPYNFKSRGFLTFECVTLVPIQSNLLDTSLLTDQERGEGHRTYFCNYYSYRLPT from the exons atgacCGGGTACGAAGAGGATCGTGACGAAAA AGACGAAAAAATGACAACCAGGAATGGGGCAACCAAGCTGAGAAAGTTAAGAGACCTGCTGAGGACAGCAACTGTAGGTACAGACAAGAAAGGGATTGATGCCTATATAGTTGGATCGGAAGATTCTCATCAGTCCGAGTACCTGGCACCAAAAGATCAGCGCAGATCATTTATCTCTGGATTTAGTGGTTCGGCTGGAATGGCAATTATAACTCAAGATCAAGCTCTGCTGTGGACAGATGGGCGATATTTTGCGCAGGCTACAAAAGAATTGGATCCACCTGAAGCATGGACGCTGATGAAGGAGGGAGTCGCCGGCACTCCTACACAGGGCTCTTGGCTTGCTTCAAATTTATCCGCTAACTCAAATGTCGCTGTTGATCCAAATTTGATAAGTAATATGGCGTGGTCAGCCATAAATGCCAGCCTTGTCGCAGCTGGACATAGTTTCCTCGcactggaaaaaaattttgtagatTTGGTTTGGGGACCAGACAAACCAGGCATGCCATCCAATAAAATAGTAGCTCAGCCCTTGAAATATACCGGAAAAACAGCAGGAGAAAAAGTAGGGCTTTGCCGCAAAGCTATGAGAGAGGAAAGTGTAACTACACTGGTTGTAACGGCTCTTGATGAAGTCGCGTATCTTCTTAATTGGAGGGGAAGCGACATTCACTACAATCCTGTATTTTTTGCTTACGTAGTTGTTACACTGGATGAACTGCACATTTTTGTTGATGAGTTGAAGCTTACGCAGGAAGCAAGGCAACAGCTTAAAGATGAGGGTGTGGACCCACAATATCATCCATATGACACAATTGGCACgtatttgaaagaaagaagtaCTGCTAGTGACGAAAAGACTTGGATCAGTAACAGCTCCAGCTATGCGCTGCACAGCAATTGTGGCTCAGGAGAGATGCATAATAAACTGCATACCAACATCACGCCTATTTGTATAATGAAAGCCATTAAGAACCCTACAGAAATAGAAGGAATGAAGAAAGCTCATCTTAAAGATGGTGTTGCTCTTGTAAAATACTTTGCCTGGCTGGAAGAAATGGTTAAGAGTGGTGAATCACCAGTTACTGAACTTTCTGGTGCTGCTCAACTAGAAAAGTTCAGAGC GGAACAAGCAGATTTCATTGGACCGAGCTTTTCCACTATTTCGGCAGTTGGACCACACGGTGCTATTATCCATTACGCACCTAGTCCTGAAACGGACACTCCTATCAATGACCGGGAGTTTTATCTTTGTGATTCCGGTGGCCAATACCGCGATGGGACTACCGATGTTACTCGAACCGTGCATTTTGGATCGCCTACCGCTTTTGAGCGAGAATGTTTTACACGCGTTTTCAAGGGACAGTGTGCTCTGGCAAGTGCTATTTTTCCTACAATGATCAAGGGCAACTATCTGGATATTTTGGCACGCAAAAGCCTGTGGGAAGTTGG GCTAGACTATTTGCATGGCACTGCACATGGAGTTGGTGCATATTTGAACGTTCACGAGGGACCAATGGGTATTTCATGGCGTCCGCATCCCGATGACCCTGGTTTACAGGTCGGGATGTTTCTCTCCAACG AACCAGGATACTACGAGGATGAAAAGTTTGGCATCCGCCTGGAGGATATAGAAGTCATTGTGGAAACAGCTACCCCatacaattttaaatctcGAGGCTTCCTCACCTTTGAGTGTGTCACCTTGGTCCCTATACAGAGCAATTTACTAGATACATCTCTTCTCACTGATCAGGAG AGAGGAGAGGGGCACAGAACTTACTTCtgcaattattattcttatagATTGCCTACTTAA